One region of Rubripirellula tenax genomic DNA includes:
- a CDS encoding ribonuclease D, with protein MKYESINTVVQLEQFCDEIAAFDRIGFDTEFVSEDTYRPLLCLIQVVAGDRLAIIDPMTVEDTRPFWDLLTEPGRTVIAHAAREEARFCFRFTGKPIAGLFDTQLAAGFVGIEFPASLGTLVQRLVGKTLPKGETRTNWVRRPLTADQITYALHDVTDLFEMHDQLSSMAKKLNRAGWLDEETGIFQQKVMDGETRENWRRVSGASGLNPRQLEAVRQIWLWREERAKELDRLPKRILRDDLLVELARKGSSDVQRIRGIRGMERRGFNDQYDAIAAAVQRSLDTPDADLPRRPRGTRRAVSPMLSQFLSTSIACISRQHKLAPSIVGNADDVRELLGYELDRRDNDAEPSLLKGWRGEIVGKTFRRILAGELAIRVADVNETQPLEFIEAANG; from the coding sequence TTGAAATACGAGTCCATAAATACGGTCGTCCAGCTCGAGCAGTTCTGTGACGAGATCGCCGCATTCGATCGGATCGGTTTCGACACGGAGTTCGTTTCGGAAGACACCTACCGGCCGCTGTTGTGCTTGATTCAAGTCGTCGCAGGTGATCGCTTAGCAATTATCGATCCGATGACCGTTGAAGATACCCGGCCGTTTTGGGATCTGTTGACCGAACCCGGCCGAACGGTCATCGCCCACGCGGCTCGAGAAGAAGCCCGATTCTGTTTCCGATTTACCGGAAAGCCGATCGCCGGCCTTTTCGACACGCAACTTGCCGCCGGCTTTGTCGGTATTGAGTTTCCCGCGTCGTTGGGGACCCTGGTCCAACGGCTGGTCGGGAAAACGCTCCCCAAGGGCGAGACTCGCACGAATTGGGTTCGCCGGCCGCTGACGGCGGACCAAATAACCTATGCGTTACATGACGTCACGGATCTGTTCGAGATGCACGACCAGCTTTCGTCGATGGCGAAAAAGCTGAATCGTGCGGGTTGGCTGGATGAAGAAACCGGCATCTTTCAGCAGAAGGTCATGGACGGCGAGACTCGCGAGAATTGGCGTCGCGTCAGTGGGGCGTCCGGCTTGAATCCGCGACAACTCGAAGCCGTTCGTCAGATTTGGCTGTGGCGAGAAGAACGCGCGAAAGAGCTTGATCGATTGCCGAAGCGAATCCTGCGAGACGACTTGTTGGTCGAACTGGCACGAAAGGGTTCGTCGGACGTGCAACGGATTCGCGGCATTCGCGGCATGGAACGACGCGGGTTCAATGACCAATACGACGCCATCGCGGCCGCCGTCCAGCGATCGTTGGATACACCCGATGCTGACTTGCCACGTCGACCGCGAGGCACACGGCGGGCGGTTTCGCCGATGCTGAGCCAGTTTCTGTCGACATCGATCGCGTGCATCAGTCGCCAGCATAAATTGGCGCCCTCGATTGTCGGCAACGCCGATGACGTCCGCGAGTTGCTCGGGTACGAGCTGGACCGCCGTGACAACGACGCCGAACCGTCGCTGTTGAAGGGTTGGCGCGGCGAGATCGTGGGAAAGACGTTCCGCCGGATCCTGGCGGGCGAGCTTGCGATTCGCGTCGCCGACGTCAACGAGACTCAGCCGCTCGAATTCATCGAAGCGGCAAACGGTTGA
- a CDS encoding (5-formylfuran-3-yl)methyl phosphate synthase has product MTNQGTFSDPAGFKPPVESVSRQWLVSLRSLDEVRIAFEYPIDILDLKEPRNGPLAPSPVELWLETVTIVEAMIHAKPKLSAALGEPDQARRVASRLPATFDFAKAGPSGCHSPQRLTQMWEDVRDRLPTKVELVAVAYADHHAAESIAPESVFETAKRAGLNRCLIDTFTKDGRSTLDHLSIDRLTEISAIARDFGLWWALAGSIRHADVEKLNQSNVHPDCIGVRGDVCSGDRTSSLCRQKMQCWADTFRSFL; this is encoded by the coding sequence ATGACAAACCAGGGTACTTTTAGTGATCCAGCAGGCTTTAAGCCCCCCGTTGAATCTGTCTCACGGCAATGGTTGGTCAGTTTGCGAAGTCTCGATGAAGTTCGCATCGCGTTCGAGTATCCGATCGATATTTTGGATCTGAAGGAGCCACGCAACGGCCCGCTTGCGCCTTCACCCGTCGAATTGTGGCTCGAAACGGTCACGATCGTTGAAGCGATGATCCACGCAAAACCAAAGTTGTCTGCCGCATTGGGCGAACCCGACCAAGCCCGCAGGGTCGCCAGCCGATTGCCCGCCACCTTCGATTTTGCCAAGGCTGGACCGAGTGGATGCCACAGCCCTCAGCGATTGACCCAAATGTGGGAAGACGTTCGCGACCGTTTGCCGACGAAGGTCGAATTGGTCGCGGTCGCGTATGCCGATCACCATGCCGCCGAATCGATTGCCCCCGAATCTGTTTTTGAAACGGCGAAACGGGCCGGCTTGAATCGCTGTTTGATCGACACGTTCACCAAAGACGGGCGGTCGACGCTCGATCATTTATCGATCGATCGGTTGACCGAGATTTCGGCAATCGCCCGAGATTTTGGCCTTTGGTGGGCGCTCGCCGGATCGATCCGCCACGCCGACGTCGAGAAACTGAACCAATCCAATGTTCACCCCGACTGCATCGGTGTTCGCGGTGATGTCTGTTCCGGCGACCGAACCAGCAGCCTGTGCCGACAAAAGATGCAATGTTGGGCCGATACTTTCCGCTCATTCCTATAA
- a CDS encoding UvrB/UvrC motif-containing protein: MKCQYCEKPATFHITELTEPSGPQVMHLCEEHARGFLQKDNASPAVSVAGALAKQLNLGQTKKELAELDQKECPVCGISFFEFRSTGRLGCPYDYTHFEADLEPLLINIHDSLEHCGKRPRRAAASADSQATMIQLRREMEEAIEREDYERASEIRDELRKIEDAGTRPVDSDKSDSSASASGDESK, encoded by the coding sequence ATGAAATGCCAATACTGCGAAAAACCCGCGACCTTTCATATCACCGAGTTGACCGAACCGAGTGGCCCCCAAGTGATGCACTTGTGCGAGGAGCACGCTCGCGGGTTTCTGCAAAAAGACAACGCTAGCCCGGCTGTTTCCGTCGCCGGCGCATTGGCAAAACAACTCAACTTGGGCCAAACCAAGAAAGAGCTTGCGGAACTGGACCAAAAAGAATGTCCGGTTTGCGGCATCAGTTTCTTTGAGTTCCGAAGCACCGGGCGTCTCGGCTGCCCCTACGATTACACACACTTCGAGGCTGACCTCGAACCGTTATTGATCAACATCCACGATTCGCTTGAGCATTGCGGCAAACGCCCCCGCCGCGCTGCTGCATCGGCAGACTCCCAGGCAACCATGATCCAACTGCGACGCGAAATGGAAGAAGCGATCGAACGAGAAGACTACGAACGGGCATCGGAAATTCGCGACGAGCTTCGGAAGATCGAAGATGCGGGAACTCGGCCCGTCGATAGCGACAAGTCCGACAGCTCGGCTTCCGCTTCGGGAGACGAGTCGAAGTGA
- the aceE gene encoding pyruvate dehydrogenase (acetyl-transferring), homodimeric type, whose amino-acid sequence MSESETVAKAEVAQNLGELQRNADVDIDAAETQEWLSSLDYVLQSKGPERVKFLIDQLRDRAAEEGVPLSSDTSTPYVNTIAPHEQPAYPGNREIERRIKSIIRWNAMAMVVRANKRGGGVGGHISTFASSATLYEVAFNHFFKGRGEDGYSGDSIYFQGHASPGMYSRAYVEGRLPEHKLENFRRELAEGGGLSSYPHPWLMPDFWEYPTVSMGLGPIMAIYQARFNEYMNDRGLKDTKGQKVWAFLGDGECDEPETLGAIGLASREKLDNLIFVVNCNLQRLDGPVRGNGKIIQELESIFHGAGWNVIKVIWGSEWDDLLARDKTGLLAKRMNEVVDGQYQKYTSMPGSYVREHFFGKYPELLELVKHLSDEKIEKIRRGGHDPEKVYAAYKRAMDLNNGKPTVILAKTIKGYGLGEAGEGRNVAHNQKKMNEAELLEFRTRFGIPISDAEVGSAPFYKPSESSTEIKYLKERRKTLGGSVPSRPTDHPTMEVPSLEDFRKVISKMENKSISTTFACVQTLIAMCRDKKIGKNVVPIVPDESRTFGMEGMFRQFGIYAHAGQLYEPADSGIVSYYKEAQDGQILEEGITECGSISSFNAAGTAYSCHGVNMIPFYIYYSMFGFQRIGDSIWAAADMRAKGFLVGGTAGRTTLNGEGLQHQDGHSLLNAIAFPTVRAYDPAFAYEVVVIVQEGLQRMYADGEQCIYYITAENDEYLHPEMPAGCEEGIIKGIYKYRSQDVDGAKARVQLFGSGAILNSALKAQEILAEKYNVASDVWSVTSYTQLRREAGACERWNRLHPTETPRRSYLEETLDGVEGPFISASDYVRALGEQLTPFIPGDYFVLGTDGMGRSETREALRRHFEVDAESIVIATLYRLAKAGTFKMTDVAQAIKDLDYDSEKVDPYFA is encoded by the coding sequence ATGTCTGAATCTGAAACTGTCGCAAAAGCCGAAGTCGCTCAAAATCTAGGCGAACTGCAACGAAATGCTGACGTCGATATCGATGCAGCAGAAACCCAGGAATGGCTCTCCTCGCTCGACTATGTCCTGCAAAGCAAGGGCCCTGAACGCGTCAAGTTTCTGATCGACCAACTCCGCGACCGCGCCGCCGAAGAGGGCGTGCCGCTTTCGTCCGACACCTCGACGCCCTACGTCAACACGATCGCGCCGCACGAGCAACCCGCGTACCCGGGAAACCGCGAAATTGAGCGTCGCATCAAGTCGATCATCCGCTGGAACGCGATGGCGATGGTCGTGCGAGCCAACAAACGCGGCGGTGGTGTCGGCGGTCACATCAGCACGTTCGCATCGAGCGCAACACTTTACGAAGTCGCGTTCAACCACTTCTTCAAAGGCCGCGGCGAAGACGGCTACTCGGGCGACTCGATCTATTTCCAAGGTCACGCGTCGCCGGGCATGTATTCGCGTGCCTATGTCGAAGGTCGACTGCCGGAACACAAGCTGGAAAACTTTCGTCGCGAACTGGCCGAAGGTGGCGGGCTTAGCAGTTATCCGCACCCTTGGTTGATGCCCGATTTTTGGGAATACCCGACCGTGTCGATGGGCTTGGGCCCGATCATGGCGATCTACCAAGCGCGGTTCAACGAATACATGAACGATCGCGGATTGAAGGACACCAAGGGCCAAAAGGTCTGGGCGTTCTTGGGCGACGGCGAATGTGACGAACCCGAAACGCTTGGTGCGATCGGATTGGCATCGCGAGAGAAACTCGACAACTTGATTTTTGTCGTCAATTGCAACCTGCAACGACTCGACGGGCCGGTCCGCGGCAACGGCAAGATCATTCAAGAATTGGAATCGATCTTCCACGGTGCTGGCTGGAACGTGATCAAGGTCATCTGGGGTAGCGAATGGGACGACCTGCTTGCTCGCGACAAGACAGGCTTGTTGGCGAAACGGATGAACGAAGTGGTCGACGGCCAATACCAAAAGTACACGTCGATGCCGGGCAGCTACGTCCGCGAACACTTCTTTGGCAAGTACCCCGAATTGCTGGAACTGGTGAAGCACCTGTCGGACGAAAAGATCGAAAAGATCCGTCGTGGCGGTCACGATCCCGAGAAGGTTTACGCGGCGTATAAGCGGGCAATGGATTTGAACAACGGCAAGCCGACCGTGATTCTTGCCAAGACGATCAAGGGATACGGTTTGGGCGAAGCCGGCGAAGGCCGCAATGTCGCTCACAACCAAAAGAAAATGAACGAAGCCGAGCTGTTGGAGTTCCGGACTCGTTTCGGTATTCCGATCAGCGACGCTGAAGTCGGCAGCGCACCGTTCTACAAGCCTTCGGAATCCAGCACCGAAATCAAGTATTTGAAAGAACGCCGCAAGACGCTCGGGGGATCGGTCCCCAGCCGTCCGACGGACCATCCGACCATGGAAGTTCCTTCGCTTGAGGATTTCCGCAAAGTCATCAGCAAGATGGAGAATAAGAGCATCTCGACCACGTTCGCATGCGTGCAAACGTTGATCGCGATGTGCCGTGACAAGAAGATCGGCAAAAACGTTGTGCCAATCGTGCCCGACGAATCGCGAACGTTTGGTATGGAAGGCATGTTCCGCCAGTTTGGGATTTACGCCCACGCGGGTCAGCTTTACGAGCCCGCCGACTCGGGAATCGTTTCTTACTACAAGGAAGCCCAGGACGGCCAGATTCTGGAAGAAGGCATCACCGAGTGCGGTTCGATCAGCAGCTTCAACGCCGCCGGAACGGCGTACAGTTGCCACGGCGTCAACATGATTCCGTTCTATATCTATTACAGCATGTTCGGTTTCCAGCGGATCGGCGACTCGATTTGGGCTGCCGCCGACATGCGTGCGAAGGGCTTCTTGGTCGGCGGGACGGCCGGCCGCACGACGCTCAACGGCGAAGGGCTGCAGCACCAAGACGGACACAGTTTGCTGAACGCGATCGCGTTCCCGACGGTTCGTGCTTACGATCCGGCATTCGCGTATGAAGTCGTTGTCATCGTGCAAGAGGGTTTGCAACGCATGTATGCCGACGGCGAACAGTGCATTTATTACATCACCGCCGAAAACGACGAATACTTGCACCCGGAAATGCCGGCCGGATGCGAAGAAGGCATCATCAAGGGCATCTACAAGTATAGGAGCCAGGATGTCGACGGCGCCAAGGCTCGCGTGCAACTGTTCGGCAGTGGTGCGATTCTGAATTCGGCCTTGAAAGCTCAGGAGATTCTGGCCGAAAAATACAACGTCGCCAGCGATGTGTGGAGTGTGACCAGTTACACGCAACTGCGACGTGAAGCTGGTGCGTGCGAACGATGGAATCGTTTGCATCCGACCGAAACGCCGCGACGAAGTTACTTGGAGGAAACGCTCGATGGCGTTGAAGGGCCGTTCATCTCGGCAAGCGACTATGTGCGAGCACTCGGCGAGCAGTTGACTCCGTTCATCCCGGGCGACTATTTCGTGCTGGGAACCGATGGCATGGGCCGCAGCGAAACTCGCGAAGCCCTTCGTCGCCACTTCGAAGTCGACGCCGAATCGATCGTGATCGCGACGCTTTACCGATTGGCGAAAGCCGGCACTTTCAAGATGACAGACGTTGCGCAGGCGATCAAAGATCTGGATTACGACTCCGAGAAAGTCGACCCGTATTTCGCCTAA
- a CDS encoding protein arginine kinase: MKRNTDFSELARHSGEWLRGTGPESDIVISSRIRLARNLADFPFIRRCSDEDRISIERTVRARMEAIEGWQDIRYVDIEQLSEIDRQFLVERQLISREIADADGSRAVAIDPNEQYSVMINEEDHLRIQVMHSGLDLSSAWDRINALDDQLEGTILYAYSQKYGYLTACPTNVGSGLRVSVMLHLPALVITQQIEKVFRSMQRINVTVRGLYGEGSQYTGDFYQVSNQITLGHSETDLVALVGENVVPRIIEYERKARDFLVSQGEKDLHDDVSRALGILSTAKKISSEETMHYLSKVRMGVNLGLINDVAVGTINKLFIHTQPAHLQKLHGRLLGSSDRNVERATYLQRHLAGPVGNGELN, from the coding sequence GTGAAACGCAACACGGACTTCAGCGAACTGGCACGGCACTCGGGCGAATGGCTTCGTGGGACCGGTCCGGAATCGGACATCGTGATCAGCAGCCGCATCCGCTTGGCTCGCAACCTTGCCGATTTTCCTTTCATTCGTCGCTGCAGCGACGAAGATCGAATCAGCATCGAACGGACCGTTCGTGCACGAATGGAAGCGATCGAGGGCTGGCAAGATATCCGCTACGTCGACATCGAACAGCTTTCCGAGATTGATCGTCAGTTCTTGGTCGAACGCCAACTGATCAGCCGCGAAATCGCTGATGCCGACGGTTCTCGTGCGGTCGCGATTGATCCGAACGAGCAATACAGCGTGATGATCAACGAAGAAGATCACTTGCGTATCCAGGTCATGCACAGCGGTTTGGATCTGAGTTCGGCATGGGATCGCATCAACGCGCTCGACGACCAACTGGAAGGCACGATTCTTTACGCCTACAGTCAAAAATACGGTTACCTGACCGCGTGCCCGACCAATGTCGGCAGCGGACTGCGTGTCAGCGTCATGCTGCACCTGCCGGCCCTGGTGATCACGCAACAAATCGAAAAAGTGTTCCGCAGCATGCAGCGGATCAACGTCACGGTCCGCGGGCTATACGGCGAAGGATCCCAGTACACGGGTGACTTCTATCAAGTCAGCAACCAGATCACGCTCGGTCACAGCGAGACGGACCTGGTGGCCTTGGTCGGCGAAAACGTCGTTCCGCGGATCATCGAATACGAACGCAAGGCTCGCGATTTCCTGGTCAGCCAAGGCGAAAAGGATCTGCACGACGACGTCAGCCGAGCGTTGGGGATCCTAAGCACGGCAAAAAAGATCAGCAGCGAAGAAACGATGCACTATTTGTCGAAAGTTCGCATGGGGGTGAACCTGGGGCTGATCAATGACGTTGCGGTCGGAACGATCAACAAGCTGTTCATTCATACGCAACCGGCCCACCTACAGAAGCTGCACGGTCGTCTGTTGGGTTCGTCAGACCGAAACGTCGAACGAGCCACGTATCTGCAACGTCACTTGGCCGGACCCGTGGGCAACGGCGAACTAAACTGA
- a CDS encoding RNA polymerase sigma factor, producing the protein MADESQLIDRALEGDRDAFTSLVELNQDRLFASMLQVTGSPEEAEDVVQEAFISAFMKLDTFQRNSQFSTWIYRIAFNSALSKRRRKRARVSLDYCREANGLEVVDRADGVDEPILRRERVEMVRQAMQTLTDEHRIILVLREMDENTYEDIAEILEISIGTVRSRLSRARHQLKLSLEAVQRAEESTGSS; encoded by the coding sequence GTGGCGGACGAGTCCCAGTTGATCGATCGAGCTCTCGAGGGTGACCGCGATGCGTTCACTTCGTTGGTCGAATTGAACCAGGACCGCCTGTTCGCGTCGATGTTGCAAGTCACCGGCTCGCCCGAGGAAGCAGAGGACGTCGTGCAGGAGGCGTTCATCAGCGCCTTCATGAAACTGGATACGTTCCAACGCAACAGCCAGTTTTCGACGTGGATCTATCGAATCGCCTTCAACAGTGCCCTCTCCAAGCGGCGCCGCAAACGGGCGAGGGTTTCGCTGGACTACTGCCGCGAGGCCAACGGCTTGGAAGTCGTTGATCGTGCCGATGGCGTGGACGAACCGATCCTGCGACGCGAACGTGTCGAGATGGTGCGGCAAGCGATGCAGACATTGACCGACGAGCACCGAATCATTTTGGTGCTGCGAGAAATGGACGAAAATACGTACGAAGACATTGCCGAAATCTTAGAGATCTCGATCGGCACTGTCCGCAGCCGACTCAGCCGAGCACGTCACCAATTGAAGCTGTCGCTCGAGGCGGTGCAACGTGCCGAAGAATCGACCGGCAGTTCATGA
- the trpE gene encoding anthranilate synthase component I: protein MHTPDARHTPVAADFADLAVEHDFVPVYRRLLSDTLTPVTAFRLLDDGGPACLFESVIGGEKVGRFSILASKPIRRFVARGQAISIIEADGTTETRQAADPLDEFRAHFHYSVAKMKGLPPFVGGAVGYAGYDVVRYVEKLPNAPTDDRDIPDLDFGFYHTLCVFDHVDKTITIVSLADCRQVGSAGEADAIYQSACARIHATIAQLSSRQTGLTPDEWNPTAWQETIDRSPLEIEANFTQASFEAAVETCVEYIRAGDIFQVVPSQRWAVKTDVDPLEIYRSLRVVNPSPFMFFVRTPDCVLVGCSPEIMCRVSDRTVTVRPLAGTRRRGKDAREDRKLEIELLADPKERAEHVMLVDLGRNDVGRVAQFGTVELTEIMVVERYSHVMHISSEVQGKLRDGLDAFDALKACLPAGTVSGAPKVRAMEVIDSIEPHRRGPYGGAVGYIDYRGNMDTCIALRTMVIKNDTVYVQSGCGVVADSNPTAEYEETVNKARALITAVEMTVARVSK, encoded by the coding sequence ATGCACACGCCTGACGCACGGCACACACCGGTGGCTGCCGACTTCGCCGATCTTGCGGTCGAGCACGACTTTGTCCCCGTCTACCGCCGTTTGCTAAGCGATACGCTGACGCCGGTGACCGCGTTTCGGCTGCTTGACGATGGCGGCCCGGCGTGTTTATTCGAAAGTGTGATCGGCGGTGAAAAGGTCGGCCGGTTCAGCATCCTGGCCTCGAAACCGATTCGACGGTTCGTCGCGCGAGGCCAAGCGATCTCGATCATTGAAGCCGACGGTACCACGGAAACTCGCCAAGCCGCCGACCCGTTGGACGAATTTCGCGCCCACTTCCACTACTCGGTCGCCAAGATGAAGGGGCTGCCGCCATTTGTCGGTGGGGCGGTCGGCTATGCGGGCTATGACGTAGTTCGCTACGTCGAAAAACTGCCCAACGCCCCGACCGATGATCGCGATATCCCCGATTTAGATTTTGGGTTCTATCACACGCTTTGCGTTTTCGACCATGTCGACAAAACGATCACGATCGTTTCGCTGGCCGATTGCCGGCAAGTCGGTAGCGCCGGTGAAGCCGATGCGATTTATCAGTCCGCGTGTGCCCGTATCCACGCAACGATTGCCCAACTGTCGTCGCGCCAAACGGGACTGACGCCTGACGAATGGAATCCGACAGCGTGGCAGGAAACGATCGACCGATCGCCACTGGAAATCGAAGCCAACTTTACACAGGCTTCGTTCGAAGCGGCTGTTGAAACCTGTGTGGAATACATTCGCGCCGGAGACATCTTTCAAGTCGTGCCCAGTCAGCGATGGGCGGTGAAAACCGACGTCGATCCGCTTGAGATTTATCGCTCGCTGCGCGTCGTGAACCCAAGCCCGTTCATGTTTTTTGTGCGAACGCCCGATTGCGTCTTGGTCGGTTGCTCGCCCGAAATCATGTGCCGTGTGTCGGACCGAACAGTGACAGTGCGACCGCTGGCGGGGACGCGCCGACGAGGGAAAGACGCACGCGAAGATCGGAAGCTGGAAATCGAGTTGTTGGCCGATCCGAAAGAGCGGGCTGAGCACGTCATGTTGGTCGATCTGGGACGCAACGATGTCGGCCGCGTGGCACAGTTTGGTACCGTCGAGTTGACCGAAATCATGGTCGTCGAAAGGTACAGCCATGTCATGCACATCAGCAGTGAAGTGCAAGGGAAATTGCGAGACGGACTCGATGCGTTTGATGCCCTGAAAGCCTGTTTGCCGGCCGGTACCGTTTCCGGCGCTCCCAAAGTTCGCGCGATGGAGGTTATCGATTCGATCGAACCGCATCGACGTGGCCCCTACGGAGGCGCAGTCGGGTACATCGATTACCGCGGCAACATGGATACTTGCATCGCGCTGCGAACCATGGTGATCAAAAACGACACCGTTTATGTTCAATCTGGATGCGGCGTCGTCGCAGACAGCAATCCCACGGCCGAATACGAAGAAACCGTCAACAAAGCCCGAGCCCTGATCACCGCCGTCGAAATGACGGTCGCACGCGTCAGCAAGTAG
- a CDS encoding SDR family NAD(P)-dependent oxidoreductase → MSSHFDSTTAVITGASSGIGQAIAIALASAGASRIGVHYRRNIAGAQETARQIQDAGADAVLIPADLANSEQPSQLVDRAFDELGPIQTWVNNAGADVLTGEAGKWDFDRKLKHLVDVDVIGTIDLSRRVARRLADQDTASPPSMVFLGWDQSLAGMEGDAGQMFGPVKAAVTAFAKSLAQSMAPRVRVNTVAPGWIQTSWGETTSDYWDSRAKGQALMHRWGLPDDIAKAVCYLADPANSFVTGQTINVNGGWNRRYDTSGSDPAS, encoded by the coding sequence GTGTCTAGCCATTTCGATTCGACGACTGCCGTCATCACCGGTGCCTCCAGCGGTATCGGCCAGGCGATCGCAATCGCGCTGGCCTCTGCGGGAGCCAGCCGAATCGGGGTCCACTATCGGCGAAACATCGCGGGTGCCCAAGAAACAGCCCGACAGATTCAGGACGCCGGGGCCGACGCGGTGCTGATTCCCGCCGACTTGGCCAATTCGGAACAGCCGTCCCAATTGGTCGATCGCGCATTCGACGAACTGGGGCCGATTCAAACGTGGGTCAACAACGCAGGCGCCGACGTCTTGACCGGCGAAGCCGGCAAGTGGGATTTCGATCGTAAACTGAAACACCTGGTGGATGTCGACGTGATCGGCACGATCGACTTGTCGCGGCGGGTGGCCCGGCGACTCGCCGATCAAGACACTGCATCACCTCCGTCGATGGTCTTCCTGGGCTGGGACCAATCTTTGGCCGGCATGGAAGGCGATGCGGGTCAAATGTTTGGTCCCGTCAAAGCCGCCGTCACAGCGTTTGCCAAAAGTTTGGCCCAATCGATGGCACCCCGCGTCAGGGTCAACACGGTCGCGCCGGGATGGATCCAAACGTCATGGGGCGAAACAACAAGCGACTATTGGGACAGCCGCGCCAAAGGCCAAGCACTGATGCACCGCTGGGGATTGCCCGATGACATTGCTAAGGCCGTATGCTATTTGGCCGATCCCGCCAACTCGTTCGTCACCGGCCAAACGATCAATGTCAACGGCGGCTGGAACCGACGTTACGACACAAGTGGATCAGACCCGGCGTCGTAA
- a CDS encoding 2-oxo acid dehydrogenase subunit E2, translating into MTEVKLPELGDGIESGDVLEIFVSVGDVIKEGDDIVEMETDKATVAVPASHGGKVTKITVKEGETVPIGGVLIEVEAAAGSAAPPAAPSTPEPAKAEAPKPAPAPQPPKAEAPKPAPTPAPAQQAAPAPQAPPTPAPEHTEVVSASGAIPAGPAVRRFAREVGVDLANVQGSGDAGRISREDILAVVRATSQSAKAGAAAPKSAAPRTATPGLPGTAENDDFGPIRVERMSKIRKTISRQMHASWSQVPRVTNFDDADITDLERLRQSSKDDYAAQGLKLTTMPFLIKAVATALRHHPSMNAVIDEANEQIIYKDYVNIGIAVDTDRGLVVPVMSDTDRMGVPAITRSLAEMAGKVRGGNFGMNDLKGGSFTISNLGAIGGQYSTPIVNVPEVAILLVGRSRKLPVVMPDDSIKPRLMMPLSLSYDHRLVDGGTAARFLNDIIGYLEAPSRLLLAL; encoded by the coding sequence ATGACCGAAGTCAAACTTCCCGAACTCGGCGACGGCATCGAATCCGGCGACGTCCTCGAAATTTTCGTCTCCGTCGGCGACGTCATCAAAGAAGGCGATGACATCGTCGAGATGGAAACCGACAAGGCGACCGTTGCCGTTCCCGCTTCCCACGGCGGCAAAGTCACCAAGATCACGGTGAAAGAAGGCGAAACGGTGCCCATTGGTGGCGTGCTGATCGAAGTCGAAGCGGCTGCTGGTTCGGCGGCACCCCCGGCCGCGCCGTCGACGCCTGAACCTGCCAAGGCAGAGGCTCCCAAACCAGCACCGGCTCCCCAGCCGCCCAAGGCCGAGGCTCCCAAACCGGCGCCGACTCCCGCACCCGCACAGCAAGCTGCTCCGGCGCCACAAGCACCTCCGACACCCGCGCCCGAACACACCGAAGTCGTTTCGGCATCGGGCGCGATTCCGGCCGGTCCGGCCGTGCGACGATTTGCTCGTGAAGTCGGCGTGGACCTAGCCAACGTCCAAGGCTCGGGCGACGCGGGACGGATCAGCCGCGAAGATATCCTTGCCGTTGTTCGCGCCACTAGCCAATCGGCGAAAGCCGGCGCTGCCGCCCCAAAGTCGGCAGCACCTCGCACGGCAACGCCGGGGCTTCCCGGCACGGCCGAGAACGACGATTTCGGCCCGATTCGCGTTGAACGTATGAGCAAGATCCGCAAGACGATCTCGCGTCAAATGCACGCTTCGTGGTCGCAAGTTCCTCGCGTCACAAACTTCGACGACGCCGACATCACTGATCTGGAACGACTGCGTCAATCCAGCAAGGACGACTACGCCGCTCAGGGTCTGAAACTGACCACGATGCCGTTCTTGATCAAAGCCGTCGCAACGGCGCTGCGTCATCACCCGTCGATGAACGCCGTCATCGACGAAGCGAACGAGCAGATCATCTACAAAGACTATGTGAACATCGGAATCGCCGTGGATACCGATCGCGGTTTGGTCGTGCCGGTCATGTCGGACACCGATCGAATGGGCGTTCCGGCAATCACTCGCTCGCTTGCCGAAATGGCCGGCAAGGTCCGCGGCGGTAATTTCGGAATGAACGACTTGAAGGGCGGATCATTCACGATCAGCAACTTGGGTGCGATCGGCGGACAATACTCGACGCCGATCGTCAACGTTCCGGAAGTCGCGATCCTGTTGGTCGGACGTAGCCGCAAGTTGCCCGTTGTGATGCCCGATGATTCGATCAAGCCGCGTTTGATGATGCCGCTTAGCCTTTCCTACGACCACCGCTTGGTCGACGGAGGAACGGCGGCTCGTTTCTTGAACGACATCATCGGATACTTGGAAGCACCTAGCCGATTGCTGTTGGCGCTTTAG